AACAGATTACAATAGCACGGGCTTTACTGAACTACCGCCAGAAGGAAAAAATGGCAGTGTCAAATCCAAATGCTTTAATGCCGTTCCAAAAGAAATTTCATATTCAACATCCCAGGGCATCCAGTCCACAACCTCTACCTGCAACTACATCAAAGATCCTTCCCCTAATTTGCCTAAAGACAGCACCTCGAAATAAGCCCTCATTGGCAACCGCAAACGAAGGACCTCGAAGCAGGCATCCTTTAACAGCTAGTGACAGTTCCCTGTTACCACCACAATCTTCTGCACTAGAAAGCCGAGTTGCCCGACCCATAAAGTTCCCTGCAGCAGGAGCAGCACCATATGTTCCCCTTCGACATATGAGATCATCATGCCATGGAATTGCTCCTGCAGTGAATATACGGTCAGTAGTACCTGTCTATGCTGCACCACCTCTTCCACCACCCAGCACAGTGCCCCAGCAGGTTATAAGGGCCTCTACTGTACAACTTGCTCCTCCGGTCACTATTAGGCAAGCTATTCCAGTATATGCTGCTCCGCCAATAAGTAAAGATGAACCTGCTCCTGTTCAGAAACAAAACCCCCTTACCCCGGTTAAAGAAGAAAAATTGCCACCTAAAATTAAAGAGACGGATGCCAAGTTTGAGAATGCATTAGCAGAATCACGGACAGCACAAATCTTGGAGCAgctgaaaatttgaaatatatagaATTCAGCATCCATGGGAATGTAGCCAACTTGTCATAGTTTTGTGCTGATCTAGAATTTGCTTCTCATCTTATAATGAGTGATGTTAAATCATCCCTTCCATTTTACTTCTCTACCCCCATTTTGTCCTGTTAAACGCAACAATTGGTCGGGTTAATTAGCACCAGCAGCCCAATATATGTGAAAATTTAAGAGCAGTTTGGCATGTCATTTGCTCTCTCcgcttttttctttccatttttttcccttttttttaaatgtatgTCATTTCTTAGTATTCCTTGTCAGCAAGTCTGCCAGTTCGATCATCTTGCATTGTTCTTGCGAATGGTCTTTTCTACTCCTGCATGTGGAATTCCCTGACCAACATTGCAAATACCGTTTCAGATCAGAGATTGAGTCTCTGCCAGTGGAGGAAATGAAAAAGGTTGTGTTTGAAGCCAGAAGCCTTACTCGTTGAGGCTTGCAGATCACATTAGGAAAAAGGATCTATCAGAGAtcattttttaggttttctaggttccCCCTGGACTCCATGGTGGTTATCTATACTTGTTATTCATGTTATATAATCGAGCTACATCAGGAGAATCTGATTCTTCAGCAAGTTACTTATATATTTTTTCACAGGATTGAGTTGTGCATGTGGAAGTTTCTTGCGGAATTCTAACAAGTAATCACTCATATTTGGACAAACTTGCATTTAAGAGTAGGTTTTACTAATTTTGTCCAACATTTTATGGGTGTtgttaattttcttgtttaccTAAATGTAAGTGATTAGACTTTTGCTCATTAGTACGGGAGAAGTTACATCATTTTCAAAGGTTCTGAGACTATGACACCAGCTTGAATAGTACTTCGATTCAAATCCAAATATTGGATTGTAGTttacaaaacaaaataaagttatttatgtttgaatgtTACTCTCAGAAATGTCATTTATAATGTATACAAATAGTTGAATTTATGGTAAAAGGGATTCACAGCTAGGTTTTAGGATGAAGCTAGGTTTTGAATAAGTTGAAGTTGGTTGTATTTATTGGGTCAAAATTAGAATTTACCACTGCCTTCTCACTCTCAAGGTATGAAACGGTGGttgattatttttcttctttttccccttTAGAGAGGGAACAGTCTTACACATTAGTCTCATAAAGTAGACCTTTCTGGTACTGAACCAGTAATCACAACCACTGTTGAGGAACTTGGCACACCCTTTTATCTTAATCATCTTTGTCACGTACCATTCAATTCAACATGCACTCTTTAAAGTTGTTCAAATGTGCAGTAAAGTTGAAACACCTCCCCCTTAGCTGTGAAGTCATTTTCGTCCTGTCGTTGAATTACAAAGCCTTTCCTGTGTAGTAACAGATAAAATAGCATTCAAAGTTGCAcacttttatttgttttttcccCTTTGTAAATCACCATGATACAAATCTCACATTCTATAATTGTACAGGGCAGTGCCCCAGAGTGGTCATGTGGATCCTTAACTGTGTTGGAGTCTTAAATGGAACTGCAGAAGTACTCTTGGTGAAGTAGTTGGTGTGTGTTTAATGCCTCTGAATTTCACAGACCACAGAATTTGAAGTTGACCCTTGTTCTTGTTTAATTCGCTTTATGAAGAGAAATACTTGCATGTTCTTTTAACACATTTAATACATATTTTAGAAATATTTGCAGTCACTCATTTTTCATTTACAATATTTAAAAGTTAtatgaaaagtaaaaataaacttGTAAAATACACGTTAAATATGCTTTAAGAACATGCAAGTATTTCTCATTAATAAGAAGCAGAACCTCTTTGCTCTAAACATTGCTATCAGTAACTGCAAGTTTATATGCCATAACTGAGTCCACACACCCCAAAACGCATAAATGGTTAATTCTCATAAATTCATTGCAATGTAAAACTTGTTTTGTCTGCCACTGGAGTCTGGACACTACTCTCTGTCTCTCACAACACCACTTCTTATCCTATCTTTCTGCATGATaatcaaattcaaaccaaatccACCCTCATATATATTGGGATTAAAGAGACATAGAGACATATTAAAATCAATTGGTAGGTTCCTTCAGACACAATGTTAGATAAACAGCATTCAACATGCAACAATGTGCATTAAAAACTCAATGCCGTGCTTCGAAAATATCTTTGTCTAACTTGATTGGTTTCTACTTTCTACCAAGACACAAAAGTTAAGGTAATAAGGTTAAATAATCAGTAACCGTTCACCAACTTAGAAAAAATTGGTTAAGATGATAAATGCCTTAGACTTCATTTAGATCAATCAAGATATTatagaatttttctttttctatattgtATTAATAATTAACCATGATACGTATAAACAAAAAATCAACCAccaaataagttaaacaatatatatataatgattaatttagtgactgatttttagcgtgcatataatattttttattaacaatataCAATGGTAAGAGTAAAAGAAAAGGAATTATTTGACACTGTAAAATGTGAAGAGAGTTCCAGGATGGCATATAGAGACAAAAGATATGGAGAAAGCTAGCTATGCAATGGATCCCTCAATATATTCCCTTGAGCATCTCACATCAAAGGTACAAATCTTCAAATTTATTTGGTGCTGTTTGTTTGCATCCTGCTTGGGAACCTTTTACTTGCCTAAACTTTActcataaaatattaaaatcacaAGAAGGAGGATTTTTTAACACATGATATTGGTTAGATAACTTCAGAAGtataaagatatttaaaaaaatgtaattatcttctttttcttaaggtaatttagttgtttttgttcttcctttgtttcttttaatttccttGACTAATTTTGAAAGACAGAAGCTAACAAAATCTACAAAATTGAGAAGGGAAAATACAATTTTGAATCTACTAGAAGCTATATGTGCACTTATGTAGATCTATCCCGTGCTGAAGTTAAAGATGTAACTAGCTGTCTCAAAAGAATATAGAATAAAAATCAATATGCAAGAATTAAAATTTTGtacttttaattacaaattatcaTCTAGAACTAGAATCGGTGATCACCTTGATGAAATGACTAATGGGTCCCTTGTGCCTTTCCCCTTAGCCTAATTATACTGATCTTTCGGACAGCTTAGAGGTTACATCAGGTAGTTACATAATTGATTTGTTTGTCATgtagtatgaaaaaaaaaaggaaaaggaaaactttttaaaatatttaatttcaattatttgAACTTATTTAAATAAACCAAACAAAAATTACTTCCAAAGTTAGTTTTCTATAAAAGAAAATTGTATAAGAAAACACATCATGTGAGGATAAAAGGAAAAATTGCATATAAAGAAATTAAAGGATAAATTATTAtacgagtttaattttaatgtactgacAGTATAAAGCATTCTATTCTTTTAGATGACCATTTATATGACTATTGAATACACATATAAAATTGCTTTACACTAatagtgcattaaaattaaagtcaaacaaaaatttaaaaaataaatttcaatttaacTTTATATTTAGAGTTCaacatattttgtaatttataattatcaattagttatcattcatatttttaataatattaaattatatttaataatataaaattatatatatattttttaccgGTTAAATAcgaactaaattttaataaaagtgttggCGCGACTTTCTCTTATGTGTATATATAGTATTAGCCGGAATAATAGGGTTTGTGGTGCCCTCCATTCAAACCAAATGCATAGTTGTGGTTTGGCACCACCCTTAACCACCAAGACAGTGCAGGGGGCATCTTTATCCATTTGTGGGTTAAATCTTTATGGTGAAAGCAACAGAACCTCAAAATTGGGAGGGTGGTGTGATGTgatcaaatacaaaaaaaaaaaaaaaaataaattgtaggaCCAATCACacttttgtttcattttttttttcttacaaatattataagaaataatctttttatgtaattgtatatattatttaataaatttaaacatttaaaataattgtttatttaattaaaaccattttatttttagttttataaagCAGGGAggttatatgttattatttgagCAAGGTGCATTTTTTGATGATGTAAATCTCAAACATTAGGACAAATAATAAGTGTGCCGAACAAGCAAAGGTGTTGTGACTTGTGAGGGCCAACCCTACCAGGGAGATAGAGATTAGAGAGAATGTTTCACAATTGCTCTAGTTTAGTGGGGCCAACCCTCCACTTctaagaccatctccagtagggaactcatcccagtttctgtttatggcccacctgtcataaaaagtaactccacatcagcttttgcgtcataaacagtaaataggaactcaaagcatctctctcttctccattaggaggaactaactttagtccctgttgtggtcccacttaattaattaattaaaaaacttgtaattaatgtaattaattttttttaataataaaatttaaatatttaaatttaaaaataattcactattaaaatatattaatattaaatagattcatatataacaataatacacaatagaTGAATTCGGggttacactaatttgtaaaattacttaatacaaagaaaaacataattaaactctatagttgacgacaagcattgtgaaattgccatatgtgttcaatcaagtcctccttcaattgtctatgctgctgcctatttcgaagttgggcatttctttggagaaattgatggtatggtgcaaaatcttcctctcccagCTGAAgttgtgataagccattttcaacatcatcatactctaagccttgagcaaaatttcctgcatagctgtctctttcatcctcaacaatcatattatgcaatataatacaagctctcattatgttggcaagctttttcttttcccaaaaacgagctggaccacgtataattgcaaagcgtgcttgcaacactccgaatgctcgttccacatcttttctttgcccttcttggtattgtgcaaataacttgcgtttctcaccttgtggctttgagattgatttgacaaatgtggcccattcaggataaataccatctgctaaatagtatcccattgtataattattaccattaatTGTATAATTTACCTCCGGAGCACGGTCGTTTAGAATATCATCAAACACTGGAGAACGATCTAACACGTTGATATCATTATTTGAACCAGAAACTCCAAAGAATGCATGCCATATCCAAAGGTCTGAAGATGCTACAACCTCAAGTACTATGGTTGCAACCCCacgataaccactcatgtacatacctttccatgcctttggacaatttttccattgccaatgcatgcagtcaatgctacCCAACATGCCAGGGAAGCCACGACCTTCCACCATTTGTAGCAGGCGTTGTACGTCATTTGGATTAGGTTTTCGCAAGTATTCATCCTGGAACACGGAaatgacaccttcaacaaatttttccaagcattcgattgtagtgctctcgcctatgcgcacataatcatcaacagcaTCAGCTGCAACGCCATATGCTAACATCCGTATCGCAGCGGTACATTTCTGAAGTGGCGAcaagcctcttcttccagttgcatcAACCCTCTGTTGGAAATACGGATAGACGTTTGAGAGAGCGTCTACTATCCGAAGGAACACATCTCTTCTCATTCGAAATCTCCGTCGGAAAATGTCAGCATTATACACCGGTTCATCTGCAAAGTAATCTTGGAAAAGGCGATCATGTCCTGCTTCTCGATCTCTGTTGATCCATCTACGAGGAATTGGGATAGGGCTTCTatcgatatcttcttcttctgaatcttcGAGTAAATACTCATCGATCCAATTATCTATGAGTGTGTTATCTTGCCGTCTTCTTttgccatacaaagcctcattgaacatatcatcaaaatttctagccatatggagaaatgtaatttttagttcTTTGTCGATGTGAGAAACAAGAGTTGAAGTGGAGTTGTGGAGTCAttgatagttgatatttataagtgtgtCTGCAATAAGTAccttaacggctagttttgcaacggctagttttgcaacggctagtttTTCTTAACGGCTacttaacggctagttttgcaacggctaattaacggctagttttgcaacggtcaCTTTAATGAACAACAACGAcacaataatattgactaatttcAAATCTTAcatcagaaataaataaaacaaactacatcacataccagtaatacgcaataaataaataagaacatactacataactctacgaatacaaggaaccattaagtaaaccacttggccattattttctcacatgcaatctcatgaagagctcgtcgtttctcactcattgtagacgtgtcagcattaagtatttgcatatccatttccctttcttttgcttttatctccatttctttaatatacctctgagtttgtaattcttgttctttcattgccgcttgaatttgtatctccttctctttgattgccatcatctttgctctatgttccttctcctcttctctttctttttccctttccattagttccttttctctaacattcttaatatcttccatgagagataatTTTTTGACAACCGATGATTTTCTTTCGCTAAAATCTTCAGACATATGTGCTTTTCCCTTACCTCTTcgcttgctcttctttgatccttgtGGGCGAACGGGAGAGTCCACACCGGGTTCGTCAGCCAACGGTGTTTCTGGgtttgatgaggatgagtatGCTCCAGTTGCACTAACCTTGGTTCTCTTTGAGCCGCCACTCTGTGTAGGTAGTTGGCTTCTCCATTTTTGCTCCAATCGAAGCATGTTCCAATGCCTCTCAAAAGTGAACTTTTGACCATAATTTGTGGAATAAAGTTTATAAGCCAACTCCTTTATATCATCAGCGTTCGAACCACTCCTTATGTTTCGACTAGCTTGATCGTAGCAACCAGCAAATTGTGCAACAGCCTTGTTGATCTTATACCATCGTTTCTTACATGCAACTACCCCCCTTGTCATGTCGGTGCAAAATTCTACACAGTAGCTATGAATTCGACTCCAAAATGTTTCCCCCTTTTGATCGGTACCAACTACAGGGTCAGTTGAAATATTTAACCATGCACTGATCAACATCTCATCCTCTTTCCAATGCCAGTGTTGAATACTATCTTGCCTCCGATCTTCAATATCATCATTGAGGTCGATAGCATCTAATCCATGAGGGTTGGCAAAATCTGAATATTGCGAATTTGGACTAGATTGTATAGGAGTCTGAGAGGATgggttagaagagccaccaacaccaGATGAGTTATGTCTTGATGCACTAAATTGAGTTGGAAACGGCAAGGAAGTTGGAGTAACATTTCCGATAGAAGggttaaatatggatgaaaatggTAAATggggtgtttgtgaattttgattttgtggttggaatataggaaattgattattataaggagtttgaaaattgaaattagagagattttgtggatttggattttgaaatgtatttggtagtatgaagttttgatttggaacttgagagtttgaggtttgagattgttgggtatttggaatttgaggaaagttttgtaagtaattgaagaaagagttgagttggtttggatccattttttcgaacaaaaaataatagtagcAGAATGATGATTTTGTGAActtagaagaagatgaagaagagttgTAGAGAGTGTGAAAATACAAGTGtatctaagtggtatatatagagtaacaaaatattaatttattaataataacggtaacataGTAACGACTAGTTTCTAACGGCTATTTTTACAACggctaaattaatataataatataaatataaataatatttaatattaattatgatataaataattaatataaattattaattaaattaatatttcattatttaatttatttaattattataattattagtaaattaattataatttaattacttaattaattatttgttaattatttaatataaattattaattaaataaaattatcaatatttaatttaattagtcattacatttattattaaattaattattatttaattatataatataattatttaattatataatataattatttaattaattaatattttatataattatttattatttattttaatgccAAATGGCAATTGTTTATTACTTTATGGGAGTCCCCATTCAGAGgaactccctcttctctctctcctcttgaAAAACGTGAAGGACTTCACGTTAATTCTCTCCAACGgttcaatttcttctttttttgactAAACAGTAGCAGGGCTTCTCCATTGGAGATGCTCTCACACCAATAACCAAAAGAGATATCATttttagaataatattatttctatattaaatttgatattttatttttaaatatttaatttataattgtttaattagttatttatatttttctatttattcaacatttttttccaaaaattagaccttttaacatttaaaatattatatttttgttcaatattttattttttaattttattttgtattttattgattaaaattaaaatttttcttttaaaaataattattttttattcttatgttatttttattctcAAATTATTAGAATTACCATCATaactattataattataattataatttttgtccgtatctaaaaaaattataataaaaaaaagaatatctaaaaaaaatactatttcagagaattaaaataagataaaataaaatatagatctaattctaaaaaaaaaatttgtttcaggcgttagaaattaaattattcttttactcacttaaatttttttcatatatacaATTTTCGTccactttttgtttttttatcaaagat
This region of Arachis hypogaea cultivar Tifrunner chromosome 8, arahy.Tifrunner.gnm2.J5K5, whole genome shotgun sequence genomic DNA includes:
- the LOC112706796 gene encoding double-stranded RNA-binding protein 2; translation: MYKNQLQELAQRSCFNLPSYTCIREGPDHAPRFKATVNFNGETFESPHYCSTLRQAEHSAAEVALNSLSHRGPSHSLAAKILDETGVYKNLLQEIAQRVGAPLPLYTTYRSGLGHLPVFTGMVELAGITFTGEPAKNKKQAEKNAAMAAWSSLKQLAKETASSSNEPEINDELEQITIARALLNYRQKEKMAVSNPNALMPFQKKFHIQHPRASSPQPLPATTSKILPLICLKTAPRNKPSLATANEGPRSRHPLTASDSSLLPPQSSALESRVARPIKFPAAGAAPYVPLRHMRSSCHGIAPAVNIRSVVPVYAAPPLPPPSTVPQQVIRASTVQLAPPVTIRQAIPVYAAPPISKDEPAPVQKQNPLTPVKEEKLPPKIKETDAKFENALAESRTAQILEQLKI
- the LOC140174695 gene encoding uncharacterized protein; this encodes MARNFDDMFNEALYGKRRRQDNTLIDNWIDEYLLEDSEEEDIDRSPIPIPRRWINRDREAGHDRLFQDYFADEPVYNADIFRRRFRMRRDVFLRIVDALSNVYPYFQQRVDATGRRGLSPLQKCTAAIRMLAYGVAADAVDDYVRIGESTTIECLEKFVEGVISVFQDEYLRKPNPNDVQRLLQMVEGRGFPGMLGSIDCMHWQWKNCPKAWKGMYMSGYRGVATIVLEVVASSDLWIWHAFFGVSGSNNDINVLDRSPVFDDILNDRAPEVNYTINGNNYTMGYYLADGIYPEWATFVKSISKPQGEKRKLFAQYQEGQRKDVERAFGVLQARFAIIRGPARFWEKKKLANIMRACIILHNMIVEDERDSYAGNFAQGLEYDDVENGLSQLQLGEEDFAPYHQFLQRNAQLRNRQQHRQLKEDLIEHIWQFHNACRQL